A DNA window from Mesorhizobium sp. C432A contains the following coding sequences:
- a CDS encoding ABC transporter ATP-binding protein — MTGSNRGGEVSIRDLSKSFSLGGRQLAVLRTLNLDIRSGECLVIVGASGSGKTTLLRILAGLEAADSGGVAIDGQPVHGVGAERAVIFQEPRLLPWLSVLGNVAFGLEVRGVPKRQAEERARFYVALVGLAEFADAFPSQLSGGMAQRVGIARALTVQPEILLLDEPLGALDAMTKIGMQEELARIWSEENVTMVMVTHDLEEAIYLADRVLILPKEKGGAARLIDIDLPRPRERSESRFVRYREELLREFGLH, encoded by the coding sequence ATGACCGGTTCCAACCGCGGCGGGGAGGTCTCGATCCGCGACCTGTCCAAATCCTTCAGCCTCGGCGGGCGCCAGCTTGCCGTGCTGCGGACGCTCAACCTCGACATTCGTTCGGGGGAATGCCTGGTCATTGTCGGCGCCAGCGGCTCCGGCAAGACCACGCTGCTGCGTATTCTGGCCGGGCTGGAGGCGGCCGACAGCGGCGGTGTCGCGATCGACGGCCAGCCGGTGCATGGCGTCGGCGCCGAGCGTGCCGTGATCTTCCAGGAGCCGCGGCTGCTGCCGTGGCTGAGCGTGCTCGGCAATGTCGCGTTCGGCCTCGAAGTGCGCGGTGTTCCCAAGAGGCAGGCCGAGGAACGCGCCCGCTTCTACGTCGCCCTGGTCGGCCTTGCCGAATTCGCCGATGCTTTTCCGAGCCAGCTTTCCGGCGGCATGGCGCAGCGCGTCGGCATCGCCCGAGCGCTCACCGTGCAGCCCGAAATCCTTCTGCTCGACGAGCCGCTGGGGGCGCTGGACGCCATGACCAAGATCGGCATGCAGGAGGAACTGGCGCGCATCTGGAGCGAGGAGAACGTCACCATGGTGATGGTCACCCACGATCTGGAGGAGGCGATCTATCTTGCCGACCGGGTGCTGATCCTGCCCAAGGAGAAAGGCGGCGCGGCGCGGTTGATCGACATCGACCTGCCACGCCCGCGCGAGCGCAGCGAGAGCCGCTTCGTGCGCTATCGCGAAGAACTGCTGCGCGAATTCGGCCTGCATTGA